ACTATTTTCATAGCCATTATACTCTATTCCAAAAGAAATATCTTTTGGAAAACTTCATTATATATTACGTTTATTCTTTTGAAATTCGGGATATATCCCAAATTTTATACCTCTCCTACACATACGAAAGGCTGACTCTACTCAAATTTTTATCTTTAAGGAGTCAGCCATAACATCATTTTGTTCTATAACGATTTAAGATTGGATAAAGCAAAATGGTAACGAGTAAATAAAGATTAATTAATCCATATAAAGGATATAGGATGCCCACTAGATTTGCAAAGCCAAAACGCGTGAAAGGCAGCATGGCTAAAACGAGAATTAATGCTATTAGCCAAAATGGAACCTTTAATATTTGCTTAAATCGCGAGGCAAGTCCAAAAATCCCCGATACAGCGGTTGTATAAATTGCCAGCCATAACATGACAGACATAAAAAGGAAAAATCCAAATGGTGATCCTTTTAATACAGCGAAGAGCGGAATTTCATACTCTGTTAAATAATCAGCCATTTGAATGAGTGTTTCATTATAAACAAATGAGATTGTTCCTAATATAACTCCACTTCCAATACTGGCGACTTTCGCTTCCTTAAGACTTTTAATTTCTTTTCCAATTGCAGATAATACTGCAATCAATGGCAAAATATTTAAAGCTGTAAATGTAAATGCTGCTGGCCAATTATACTGTTCATTTAAATCCAATACCCATGAATGATGATGGGAAATATTAAATGATAATAATG
This Metabacillus endolithicus DNA region includes the following protein-coding sequences:
- a CDS encoding YkvI family membrane protein; its protein translation is MNSGFKWMFLILGTIIGAGYASGRELWQFFGFESGLAIVIFTVIFIIAVYVIMKISYETQSDHFFPILERLVGKKLSYVYDFLIVLYLFTTTIVMIAGGGATLEAFSIPYWVGITLFAVLLVLLFVGSSNGIIKLNSIIIPMLVFGLFYALLSFNISHHHSWVLDLNEQYNWPAAFTFTALNILPLIAVLSAIGKEIKSLKEAKVASIGSGVILGTISFVYNETLIQMADYLTEYEIPLFAVLKGSPFGFFLFMSVMLWLAIYTTAVSGIFGLASRFKQILKVPFWLIALILVLAMLPFTRFGFANLVGILYPLYGLINLYLLVTILLYPILNRYRTK